The DNA sequence NNNNNNNNNNNNNNNNNNNNNNNNNNNNNNNNNNNNNNNNNNNNNNNNNNNNNNNNNNNNNNNNNNNNNNNNNNNNNNNNNNNNNNNNNNNNNNNNNNNNNNNNNNNNNNNNNNNNNNNNNNNNNNNNNNNNNNNNNNNNNNNNNNNNNNNNNNNCttacacccttgctaacttaggcatcggagtgtctttgcaggtaccaccccccattcacacgcgagcacaagtcggacggaacCTCCCGAGCTGCGTACCTACCCGGAGTTCTCATCCATCGCACACTTGGGCCGCCAAACGCCATCCGTcgtattaatctccggttacctaccgtaacaATAATAATAGCAATAATATGAGTTTATCTATTTTGggtatatgttaaatttttataatttaaattttttattaaaaatattaaaaattttaaatttttaatatatttattttatatatttaaaattttttaaattaataataaatttgtcaTATACTTTTAGGATACATGTTAGCAAAAtcctactaataataataataatgataatgtgATGCACAAATCGGATGAATAGAAGAACCAATAGTTCAATACCAATTGTTCTCTCTTTAGGTTTCTTagctttatttttataaaagtgaAAGCAAAGTGAATCCGAAAAAGGTTTTACTGTTTTAGTAACATTTAATTAATCACTAAGCAAAGAAATGCATGCATTATTTACTGCCGTGGATGTTATATTTGTTAACCAGACTGCTTAATTTCATGAATTGCCACTCTTTAAGCTCATATTAAATCTTATTAAATGATATGAATGACAATTAATTGCCAAGTGATTACACATTCGGTGTTTTGTGTAATCAGTACAGCGAATGTGTGGGAGAATTAACTATGAATTTGGTCACACAATAATCAATGTTTGGTTTTGTTATTATGTGGGTATGTTCCTCACACAGCTCAGGTTGAGACAGGTTCCGAGCGCACCGTTTATGACTTTAAAACTCTTCCTTTCTGGCGCGTGAATTGGCAACTCTATCTGACATCTTGTCGCCACTCTTACAAAATTGTCGGTGCCTCTAAATCTAAGTGTAACACATCCGGGATTCAGAGCATTGTATTTTGGTAGTTGGCACTTGAAATTTGTTATAAACAATgtcaataagaaaataaaaatattaatatagaaaaattttcaaatgtaCCGTCATACAGTTGTTACAGTTGTTTCAGTGATTTTTAaccgttaattttaattataaaaatatatatagtatatataattaagatcaacgGTTAAAAATCACTGATACACCAATATGACGGTACACTTAAAAATCTTTCATTACTATATAATTTAAAGGTACGAAGATATATCATAGAACCCATTCAGAGCACAATTATAGAAGTGTAAATAAATTGTAACCCCAtgaccaaaacataaaaaaaataaatttgtgacCCTATCAAATGTACTCCCACACGACTTTGCTATGAGAAAAAAGATTAAAGATATCGTCAGGACTCTGAAATCGGTGTCATTGGTTATTTGTTTTCCTTCTCATTATTCAATGGACGCTTCAAATTGGTTTTGAAATGGGTATGTTCATGAAGAAACTAGGGAAAAGAGAGCCTATATAATTGGAGGCGATTCTTTGCGTAATGCGTAGCTTCTGTGTCTTGCGAGAATATCTGTGGATTGGTTCCTAATGGAATGCTTAGAATatatgattaattgattatatatagATAAACTGAATACCAACTACGCAGACTTTCGTGATTTTATGACTTGCAACAACTAATGAATGATTTGGATAACTTCATTAACAGATACTCAACCATTATtatagaagaaaaaggaagtcaGTGAACTATTTGGATGGGATTACATACATAATATCAAGTTTTGATCCACTCaattcattaatccaattaggcAAGTTCTAATGACAGGTTGAAAGTTTCCCTATCAAACACATCAGAAAATACTCGTGATTAATAAAGTTTAAGAAAAAAGACGGTCAATTCAAGGTCAGGATGATGTTCATCCGATAAGAACCAACTAAATAGGcatcatcaaaataaaatgAGCATCTCATCTCACCTCCCCTAATTGCAATGAAGCACCACAAATTGTTGAATCCCAACATGTCATCATTCAACTATTGCCGTGTTGGAGAACGATGATTTATATATTGAGAATTTTAAGAAACACAGATATTTATGGAAAGGTTATCTGAGATATTTGTAAATATTAAGTTTACAAGGTGAATATACATCATATATATAGGTTCCTAAGTTTTAGACAAAAGAGACCACTGCCGCCTttgttttgttcttatttttgtcCAATAACACAATTCGTTGGTTATCTTGTGCAGGCCGCTTTGCTTAATAGGCAACGCACCACATCCATGCAATTTCATAACCTCCAATGAAATTAAAGATTTTACCTTTTGGACAAAACAAATCTGAGTTGATGCAATTTCTTCTATATGCTTAACTAGAACTAGAACCTGCAGCACAAGATGTTTTTGTGTTGGTGTCTCTCAGTTGACTCCCTTCAGTTTCTGTTAAAAGCTGATCACTTGATCCCTGACCTGAACCATGCTCCAAATTACTTGGTGCAGTATTGCTATTGGTATTGCTATTACTTCTGTTACTGTCTCTAGTTTCCAGGCGTTCCATCATTCGTGACACGGTTGCAATCCCAGCATTAACTTCTCGTCTGACTTCAGATCCAATATCAGACATAGAAGTATTACGAGAGAACCATCTCTCCTTCCACCCTTTTGTGCTCTTGGAAATTGACTCCTTGTATCTGAAAGGAGGGTAGAAATTAAAGTTTGCAGTGCAACGGGAGAACTCCAATTATATTAACATGCTACATATAATGGTAGCTTTATCTTATACCTTGACGACACAGCATTTAATTTAGATTTCAGGGATTCTGAAAAGGACTGTAATTCCGATGGCCCCGCTCTATCCTGACTACTTGGAGAAGACTGGCTAGGAGATCTCCTGTTTTAAGTATCGGTTATGTGTTAAGAACATCTAAATCTAGAAATGCATGTAACTGAGAAATTAAAAAGCATTTAGtatgattttgaaattcaataTGAAGTGTTGCAGTTACCTATTGTTAGATGATCCCTGATGATCAATGCTGTGTACAGCAGACCCAGATCCTGAAGCAGAAACCTGTTCAGCTAGAACAGGAGGAACTGAAGTAAGCTGTGGTGATTCTTCTCCAGTTGCAGGAGCTGGAGAAAGAGTGGCAAAAGCAACTGCAGGTGTTTGTTCACCATCCCCCCTCTGGCTGTgagtaggagaagaagaagcaggaGCGACAGGAGGAGAATTGGGATGGGTCGACCATACCAAAAAATGAGGGCGACCTTGAGCTGATGACCTGTTTCTCTGGCCTTCCCTTCTTGCAATGTGACGTGCTCGGCCCATTGCAGCAGCAGCAGCCAAGTGTTGGATTATATGCTCCTCAAGATCAGCATCATTTGCTCCAACTGGCAACTGCATGAAGACATAACAATGACACAATGCATAAGATATGATAACAGATATGGTTGCAAATTAAAATAGGTAAACCACAGACATGTTGTAACTCAAAATCCCCCAGAGTTGGATGATGAAATATTGTGGCATTTCTAGGTGGATTTAACCTAAAGTTCCTCTCTCTTTCCACAGCCTCAAGAAGTTCCTGGCTGCAAAATCAAACCAGAATACATAAATATATCttcaaaagaaataataattcgAAACCAGTGACAAAATAAAcaaccaaaaaggaaaaaaataaaaaaggaggaAACTGAAAACCTGGATGGATCTTTGAGACTGATGGGTTGCCAACACATGGGACACTGGGAGCTTCTCTGACACCTAAAGATTGAAATCCAGGTCAAAATGAAACCTTGCTAACATTGCCAAAAGCTTCAGACAATGTTTGGTATTCACTACGTATATCAATGGTATAGAATACGTGCAACTTTAACTCGTCAAAAACTGATTGGAAGATTTTCCAGAAAATTTTACTTGATACACATTTTACTTGGGTGGAAAAGTAAGGTAAGGCTTCATGGAGAAGGGAACAGTACGTGAGGAGAAAGTGtaagcaacaacaataaaacaATGAAACCTTTCCCATACGGTTGGATGAGTACCAACTGCCATGTATgtgagaatttaaaatttgattctgAAAATGAGACTAATAAATTCCTGATACCATTCCCTCAATATTAATGAAAGTTAGAACtatgttaaaaatacatatttgtTAGGCCAATGTAGTAAGCTTGAGTTTGGGCCAAActgatttatggtttatagaGTTTGTTGGGCACCACATTTGATATTCAGAGACCCTTGAACAACACAAACAAGATGAAACAATACTATCTATTGACAGAAAGAAAACTTCATGACTACAAGGAAAATACTGAATGGGCATGACAATATGTCATGAGCCAATGCTATAAGCCCTGAGAATCATTTGTATACTCAACGTTTAAGAATTTCAATCCCATGTATGAAATCCTTAATACTTCCTCTTTTAGCTGGTAGTGATAAATTGTCTTGAGTTGGGCATTATCTTAAGGTGTCAGTCATGCAAACCCTGTTTGTTTGCCCTCAAAATCAAAGTAGACACACACTTGTAAATAGATTGTCTAAGTAGTCCACTAGTCCTTCTTTGTGTGCCACTGAAGCATAAGAGAGAATAGAAAACTAAACCTATAGTCTTAGATTCATCACTTCAAGGAACCACATTGGCTTATATGAAAACATCGCAGCAGCTATATGCCTATATCCTGTATGGGGTAGCATCAGGATACAACAATAATATTTCAGTAAAAAATTCATCGTCACAGATACTGTACAGTCCTGACCAGGTCAAAAATACAGGACTAAACAGTTAACAGAGAAAGCCAAAGAACAATACCATTCCAGAATGCACTGAAAATGAAACTCATGCTTGCAACTTGTCACCTGCAGGAAGGGTGAAAGAAACCAGCATGATCAAAAGAGTCAAACAACAGTCATCCAAAGAAATGAacgtgattaaaaaaaattagagtcaTACGGTGGAAGGATCACTGTCACAGAAGGCTTCAAGACAGATGCTGCAAGCATCGTCACAAGCATCCTGAATTCCACCCTCCACAAAAGCAGCAGCTGAAGTCAAATGCGCCTCAGACTTGCTGCTATCTTCAATCCCAGGGGATCCCTACAAAACAACACCATCCAAAATATCCCCAAAATCAGAAcacaactaataaaaaaaatgtatgaaACACAAAGCTCCCGCCTCCCTCAAAACAGATTAAACATCGGATAAGAACTACGAATAAGCAACCGCACCAGCACACAACATAGCAATCTCAAATTCAAACGAATCAAATAATCCTCAGGAGTAATCGAATCAAATTGAGGATCGGAGCTGAATTCTAAACAGTAAAGTTGTTAAGACAAGTAACAAATGTTCTCCTTTTTGTTTGCAACCGAATAATCAGGGAAATCGGGAAAAATCTAATATGGTGTTACCTCCATAAATTTCGAGCAAGATTATTGGATGCCGATGCTGCTAAATCGAGATGCAAGAAAGAGAAACCCTAGCTGCTTCCaccgagagagagagagagagagagagagagagattgttATTCTGGCGTGGACTGAAGTGAGGTGTGGGTGTGGGTGTAGGTGTTACGCTTTCTCTttgctttatgttttgtttctctttttttaattattattattattattatttactttaTCGAAGAAACCAAACGAGAGCATTCTGAAAGATGGAGTCAGCAGCTAACCTTACCTTTGGTC is a window from the Arachis duranensis cultivar V14167 unplaced genomic scaffold, aradu.V14167.gnm2.J7QH unplaced_Scaffold_232525, whole genome shotgun sequence genome containing:
- the LOC107462044 gene encoding E3 ubiquitin-protein ligase RHF2A: MEGSPGIEDSSKSEAHLTSAAAFVEGGIQDACDDACSICLEAFCDSDPSTVTSCKHEFHFQCILEWCQRSSQCPMCWQPISLKDPSSQELLEAVERERNFRLNPPRNATIFHHPTLGDFELQHLPVGANDADLEEHIIQHLAAAAAMGRARHIARREGQRNRSSAQGRPHFLVWSTHPNSPPVAPASSSPTHSQRGDGEQTPAVAFATLSPAPATGEESPQLTSVPPVLAEQVSASGSGSAVHSIDHQGSSNNRRSPSQSSPSSQDRAGPSELQSFSESLKSKLNAVSSRYKESISKSTKGWKERWFSRNTSMSDIGSEVRREVNAGIATVSRMMERLETRDSNRSNSNTNSNTAPSNLEHGSGQGSSDQLLTETEGSQLRDTNTKTSCAAGSSSS